TCAAGTGTGAGTTCTGCGAGTTTGTTTGTGAGGACAAGAAAGCACTGTTGAACCACCAGCTGTCCCATGTTAGCGACAAGCCCTTCAAATGCAGCTTTTGTCCCTATCGCACCTTCCGTGAGGACTTCCTGCTGTCTCATGTGGCTGTGAAGCACACAGGTCAGGCCAGCCCACCAGTCCCTTTACCCACGGCAGAGCTCAGCTCTCTGTCCCTCACCATAGCCCAAGCCACAAATGAACTTTTCCTTGTGCCATTCTCTCTGGCTGAGCCCAGTGCCAGCAGCAGCTTTCCCTGACTCAGTTATGAAGGAGAAAGTGGGCTGTATCTGCTTGGTCAGGAGGGTGGCCTTGAGAATGAACCCTTGGAGAAAGGCTAGGATGAAAGTAGGTCTGGTCCTTTCCGCTCTGACCCACCAGAGTGGGCAGTAGTGTCCGCTCTGACCCACCAGAGTGGGCAGTAGTGTCCGCTCTGACCCACCAGAGTGGGCAGTAGTGTCTGTCCACATGGTAATGACTTGCGACTAGGGACCCCCGGGGCAGGGCTGCAAGCTTTGCCTTGTTCCCGTAGGAGCCAAGCCCTTCGCCTGTGAGTACTGCCACTTCAGCACTCGCCACAAGAAGAACCTGCGCCTGCACGTACGGTGCCGACATGCGAACAGCTTTGAGGAGTGGGGACGGCGCCACCCTGAGGAGCCCCCATCCCGTCGCCGCCCCTTCTTCTCTCTGCAACAGATAGAAGAGCTGAAGCAGCAGCACAGTGCGGCCCCTGGCCCTCCCCTCAGCTCAGCAGGCCCCGAGGTAGGCTGGGACCCAGCACAGGCATGGGGACAGGTGGTGTCTCGCTTGCCTCTGCCGCTGTGGCAGACACCAGCCTAGATGTGGGTGCACGTCTCAGCTCAGAGACAGGCAGCTTTCCAGTGCTGGTCCAGACAGCAGAGACACCTGGAGCAGCAGCTTCTGATGCTTACACGTGAGACGTGATGTGACTAGGAAACTCAGCGGTCCTGAGCTGCTGCGTCCCCAACTCTTGAATATTTTTGCACACTATTCAAGGATCTGACATTGGTCTTTGTGGTTACCTTCATGGTCCAGCAGAGCTGCAAGAGCACCCTCCTAGCTACATTCCAGGCCAGAAGCAAAaggaagggctggggaaatggtaAAAAAGATGCCTGCTGTCGTCCACCCATGTATTCCTCATAAACTCCTGGGAATCCCTGCTTAGTTAAGTGGCTACACTTTGGAAAGAGCCCTGAATGAATGATTGAAAAGTCTAGTCTTGTCTGGGTATGCTGTCCTCCCTGACGAAACATAAGATACTTGTGACAAGAAAGAGATAAAGGTGCTTGTGAGGTGGCTTGGCAAGTCAGGGTGTTTGCTGCCGAGCCTGATGATGTGACTCAGATCCCAGGTCCTAGAGGTGGAAGTGGAACGCTGActccccaagttgtcctctgatatcaCTATGTGTACTATGGCGTTCATGTGCCTAtaacacgcgcgcgcacacacacacacacacacacacacacacacacactaaaatgtatttaaaattaaagaggAGGATGGATTGGACTTGGGGTGAGCAGGCTTGAGATGAGCAGCTAGTATTCTGTCCCGGGAGTTCCCAATGGTCCTGGGAAGATGACCACACTCAGTTCACGGGCTCTGAAGTTGGCTGTTTTGAGTTCAAATTCCAACCCTTCATTTTTCTGATTCTCACCATTCCACTGAGCACTGAGCTGGTAAATACCTTTCAAAATAGTAGGTGAGATAAAAAAGGGACTGGGAGGGAATGGTGGCATCAGATGTACTTGGGAAATGCACTTCTGGATACCCCCTCAGGCTCTACCCATTCCCCTCCTCAGGCCCCCCAAGAACCAGCACCTTTCCAGCCACCTGAGACTCCCCCACTACTCTGTCCTGATGCCCTAGGTGGTGCCACAATCATCTACCAGCAAGGTGAGCCTTGAATAAGGCAGGGTTAAGGTATGAACATGACAGGGGTGGCATTGGGTGCCAGGTATACAGCCTGTTCTCAGGCTCAGGTTCTACCCAACCCAGGCGCTGAGGAGTCCACTGCAATGGCCACTCAGACAGCCTTGGATCTACTGTTGAACATGAGCGCCCAACGAGAGCTGGGGGCCACGGCCTTGCAGGTAAGCACCCAGGACTTCCCAATGCCCAGTCACTGAACATCATCAGCTCCTTTGTGGGACACGAAGTAAAGGAAAGTAGTGACTCCAACCTACCCTGTCAGGGACAGGTCACCTAAGCTTGAAGAAAGTGGACTCTGTAGGGCCAAGGTGGGCAGTCTTTCCCAGTGCATTCCCTGGCTACTAGTAACCATTTGTATTAGgcactcttctgttgctgtgaagagacaccataaccaaggcaactcttgtaaaagaaagcatttaattgagaacttgcttacaatttcagagactAATTCTATGTGCTGAGGAGTAGCTGAAAGCTAGATCCTGATCCTGCAGCCTTAGAGACTCAGAAGAGAGTgggtctggcatgggcttttgagaCTTAGAACccttccccagtgacacacttccttcaacaagatcACACTACTAATCCTTTCTAAGAGTTCCACTTggtggtgactaagcattcaaatatataagcctgtgGGGGCCGTTCTCATCCAGACCACCGCACGACTGCTGTGTGTGGGCCATGCTCTCCTTGGCTTGCTGTCTCAGTCTACCATTCCTGGGAAGCTCCTGAGGGCGAAACAGCTCCCTTCTGTACAGCATATTCCCAAGGCCTTGTCTCCCCAGAGGCAAGGCTAGAGCTCTCTTGGCTCTTAAGCAGCCCTAACACCATCTCATACCCCACACACCTCCCCCCAGTTCACCAATACTCCTCCATATCGACAACCTAGCCCTCCTTCAAAACATAATTCTGTTCAGGTGTAAGCCAACATGTAGATGTCCCTAGAAGATAGGCTCCCTGCCCAGCCCCTCAGTGAGGTTGTGCAGGATGTCATGCACAGCTTGGCCACTGTGTGCACATGTCATTCTTCGTAATGTTGTGCCTCTCAAGGATGGAGGTATAGTTTATGATcctactttttaattttgttaaatacgGTACAGGGATAGATGTCTGTCCACAAGTTCAGTCTGAATCGCCTGTTTGCTGCTCTTTTCTCTAAGTTGCTAGTCCTTTGTTACTGCTTTGCAAAAGCATACTCTTTGAATATGAAGATGCCTATCTCTCATGTAATTCTTGATAATGTCCCCTCCATATTCTGTCTCCTTTAATACATGGTTTCTTTTAGTTGGTCATGGTTACAAAACTCTATGTACATTGGGTTTTTGTGAGACCATGTTTCATGTAGCCTTAAATACCTCAAATAGCTTCAAACTCTGATCCTAGTGCTTCTGCCTGtgtactggagttacaaatgtgtgtgtcaccacacctggctatggGTTTTCACGTGGTTTGCCATTTGACCCTCTACCCCAAGGTGTCATGGTTACAGTGCTGATGTCCTTGTTGTGGAGGTCACTCTGCACTTTGTGAGGTGTTTAGTAGCCTCGCTGGTCTCCACCACCACTTGACAGCATCATTCTCCATACCTAGAAGGTTGGCAGATATTGCTAGATGCTCCCTCCCAAGTCCATTCTTGCCCATCTGTCTGCAGTTGCCAAGTGTGCTTTgcagtacctgtgtgtgtgtgtgtgtgtgtgtgtgtgtgtgtgtgtgtgtgtgtgtgtgtgtgtgtgtgtgtgtgtgtgtgtgtgtgtcctggaatttactctgtagaccatgctggtttGACTTTCAGATCCGCCTGTTTCTGCCTTTGAGTGCTGGGAGAAAAGCCCAGCTGCCAAAAGTGTGTTTTAGGAAGGACTTGGGCTGGGTAATGAGAGGTGACAGCAGAGGCCCAAGAAGGGCCTTGGACAGCGGCTCTGTTCCGGAAGTGCCTGTTGGTATTACAGGTGGCTGTGGTGAAGTCAGAGGACGTGGAGGCAGAGTTGACATCTACTGCTAGGCAGCCTTCCTCTGAAGACACCACTCCACGGGTGGTGACACTTCATGTGGCAGAGTCAGGGAGCAGTGTGGCAGCTGAGAGCCAGCTAGGCCCGTCTGACCTACAGCAGATTGCCTTGCCACCTGGGCCATTCAGTGGGGCCAGCTACAGTGTCATCACAGCACCCCCCGTGGAGGGGAGGGCATCAGCTTCCGGCCCATCTTACAGGTAACTCTACCCCTTTCAGTCTTTAATAGGGGCTCCCCATTCCTTAAATGTGcctatgtgcatctgtgtactgtgcaccatgtgcatgcgggagccttcagagaccagaagacattggatcccctgggcctggagttaccagggttgtgagccatcatgtaggtactaggaaccaatcctggtcctctgcaagagcagtcagtgttcttaggtGCTGTACCATCttgccacctccccaccccccaactttTACCATCCTGAGCATTTGAACAAGTATGGGCTCTTTTGTTGACCTGCTGCATGAACCTGTGCTTGGCTTCCCTCTGCTGCAAATCTGTGACATGTTTCTCCACTCACTGAACTCTTCAGCCATCTGAGGAACTCTGACCTGTGCTAGTAGCAGATGCATCCTGTTCACTCCTGTTGGCTtggcaccccaccccacccctgtcccttTGGCCAGACCTGACAACTCCTGGAGCTATCTTCTTCCTACTGAGGGGATGAGGGTCACCCTTTAACTAGGGTGAACCACTGAGCTCTTGGCAGTCATTTATGAAGAGACAGCTGGGGTCCAGGTTGGAGCCCTACATTCACTCAGACTCCTTGAGTTTGATTGTTGCTTGAAGAGGGATTCTTAGAGCGTTTGGTCCTTTTCTGGAGCCCTACCTCatgcctcctttctctgtgccctcaggGAAGAACCTCCAGGAGAGGCAGCCCAGGCTGTGGTTGTGAGCGACACTCTCAAGGAAGCTGGCACCCACTATATCATGGCAGCTGATGGGACCCAGTTGCACCACATTGAGGTGAGCCTTGAGAGTGGACACCCTACCCAGTGTCCCGCCTCTCCCCCTCCACAGCATCTCATGCTGTCTTTTCTACAGTTGACTGCAGATGGCTCCATCTCCTTCCCAAGCCCAGATACTCTGGCCCCTGGAACCAAGTGGCCCCTGCTGCAGTGTGGAGGGCCACCTAGAGATGGTCCTGAGGTTCTGTCTCCAACGAAGACCCACCATACGGGAGGCTCCCAGGGctcttccaccccaccccctgcaacCAGCCATGCCCTAGGCCTGCTAGTACCCCACTCCCCACCGTCTGCAGCAGCTTCATCAACAAAGAAGTTCTCCTGCAAGGTGTGCTCAGAGGCCTTCCCTAGCCGTGCAGAGATGGAGAGTCACAAGCGGGCCCATGCTGGGCCTGCTGCCTTCAAGTGCCCTGACTGCCCCTTCAGTGCTCGCCAGTGGCCCGAGGTCCGGGTAGGTGctctctgccatgcctctgcCTTCATTCCTGTGGCCACTCATTTATATAACAGCTCTTTATTGAGTTATCTCCTCAAGCCTGGTCCTCTGGTCCCCTTTAGGGTCAGAGATGACTCTGCAGGATTCCAGCTTGAGGAGCTGCCTGGTCAGGAAACTAACCAGATATAAAGTGACTAATGCCAGACTGTTCCCATTGTAAAGGGCAGGGAATGTAGATCAGGGACAGcaaggatgggagggggagccagGGAGACACCAGGTGACAGTGGAGCCAGGCACAGAGGATGACAACATgagcgagggagagagggagggtgagaaGACATCAGGGCAGCTTCTGATATGTTTCTGGAGCTGCTTCCACTTGCCAGAGGGTTCCCAGCTTCCATTCTGCGTCTTCTGAGTGCTGTCGTCTTCTGAGCTGTAAGCCAGGGCCTAGAGACCGGGCCTCCAGTAGGGAAGCTAAGACCCAGTGAAGCAGGGCTGAGcccaggcgtggtgcaggaggccCCTCCCCAGTTCCTCTAAGTTACAAAACAGCCACAAACTGACACAGAATTGACAGTGCAGCCTGTGGCTTCAAGCTTTCTGTCTGTGGTAGACCAATCCCTATCAAGTCCGCGATTTTGATCCTCAGTGACACATGGTTTAGTTCTCGTGGAGACTTACTGCCTTTCATGCTGACCCACTGGCGCCTGGCCTCTGCCCTGTCTAGGCGCACATGGCACAGCACTCCAGTCTGAGGCCCCACCAGTGCAATCAGTGTAGCTTCGCCTCCAAGAACAAGAAGGACCTCAGGCGGCACATGCTGACACACACCAACGAGAAGCCTTTCTCATGCCACGTCTGTGGGCAGCGGTGAGACGGGAATGGCTAAGAACGGgacttgcatgcacacacctgGTGGAGCTGCTTCCTGctgactctcctctctcttctcagttTCAACAGGAACGGGCACCTCAAATTCCACATCCAGCGGCTACATAGCATCGATGGTAGAAAGACTGGGACTTCTACAGCCCGAGCCCCAGCCCAGACCATCATCCTCAATAGTGAAGAGGAGACACTGGCCACACTGCACAGTGAGCCACCCCTGGGCCAGAGTGGACCATTTGGGTCCAAAGACTAGAACCACAGCACAAGGGAACCACAGGGATGGGTCAGTCAAGTTTTCCCTAAACCCTGagtccccttctctctgcctagCTGCCTTCCAGTCGAATCACGGGACTCTGGGGACAGAGAGGCTACAGCAGGCACTGAGCCAGGAGCATATCATTGTGGCCCAGGAACAGACAGTGGCCAATCAGGTAAGACCTGCAGAAAGGGtaggacaggcaggcagagactaGAAGGCCTACAGTGGTAGCTCAGAGGGGTAGAAGCGTTTGCACAGCCACATAATAAGCCAGGTGTCTGCGTGTCATGCTCCAAGAAGGGCGGAGAACAATGTGCTTGGCACCCTGTTCTGGACTCCTGGCCTCCATGCCAGGTtggtggcacacatacacaccaaaaccACTTAATATCAGCATATGAGTTCAGTAAAAAACCGAAGCTACTCTGGCTTGGCCTTGTCAGGAGGAAGCTACCTACATCCAGGAAATCACGGCAGATGGCCAGACGGTACAGCATCTGGTGACCTCAGACAACCAGGTAACCTGTCTCCTGGGCCCTTGCCCATAGCTGTGTCTTCTACTCTGCCCTCTTGCTCAGCTCCCACTGAGTGGAACCCTGGCATCTGCCCCGACTCCCCTTAGGTTCAGTATATCATCTCTCAGGATGGTGTCCAGCACTTGCTGCCTCAGGAGTACGTTGTGGTCCCTGATGGCCATCATATCCAGGTAGGCCAGGCCTGGGGCAGGGTGGGTTTAGAGGAAGGCTGCAGCCTTATAGGAAGGATCACTGGCCAGCTTCTATCTCTAGGTCCAGGAGGGCCAGATCACACACATCCAGTATGAGCAAGGCACCCCATTCCTACAGGAGTCCCAGGTAGGGTGCCTGGAAGACCAGGCAGAGCTGGGGTAGGGAAGCTCCTTGGGGACTGTTCTTACTGGGTTCTTTCTCTAGATCCAGTATGTACCTGTATCCCCCAGCCAGCAGCTTGTCACCCAGGCTCAGCTTGAAGCTGCAGCACATTCTGCTGTTACAGGTATGGACTGGACACTGAAAGCCAGGAGACTGAGGTGAGGCCTGGCTCTTGGAGCCTCAGGCTTACTGTGCTTTTTCCCTCCCCGGCAGCAGTGGCTGATGCTGCCATGGCCCAAGCCCAGGGCCTGTTTGGCACTGAGGAGGCAGTGCCGGAACACATTCAACAGCTGCAGCATCAGGGCATCGAGTACGACGTCATCACCCTCTCGGATGACTGAGCCTCAAAGGCCCAACGCTGATCGTGGATAtcggggccagctctcctggagACTAGGGACTTTCCTGTCCTACTTAGGGCCTCCAGATACTGGACAGTTAGTGTCCCTTGACTCCAAAGGAGCCAGACCTGTGCTCGTGGGGGGCAGCCAAGGGCTCCAGCCAGGACATGCTGGGCGTTTCAGCCTGCTGGCAGGCTATGGgagagaaatttatttttgttttgatggaCCCACTGGCTCCTGTCTCAATAAAGGGACCAGAGTCCAGCTCTTGCAGCTCTCTTTGTATATGTGCTTAATAACCTGAACCAGGTAAGGGGCAGGAAACCCGGCAGAAGTCCCAACAAGGGAAGGCTACCTGGCTCCAGCCAGCTGACCCTGCCTTGTCTGAACAGTGGTTGCAGTATGGCCAAACCAGCCTCATCTCAGGAGAGAGCTGAGCTAGTAAGAACGCTGCTTCCTCCATGGCTCCCTGTCCCCAGGGTCTCAAGAGGGCAGGTACTACATACCCTGAAGCCCTTCTAAAGCAACGCTTCTCCTAACCTCATGGAAAACATTTAGCAGCCCGTAAGTCTGGTTTAGGCAGGAATTGGATGTCTCTTCCAACCTCCTGAGCTCAGGTAGATGCCTCTAGGGGTTCAGTACCACAAGGACCTGTGGATGGGTGTGAAGGCCTGGGACCTTAATAAAGGGCACCTAGGGAATGGTCACCGAGGCAACCACCCCAAGACCCTCACACACTCTTGGGgagtttctgtatttccttttacAAATGAAACAAGGCAGCAACAGGGtcagtgtggggctggggaggcacGGGCCTATTTACAAGGGACTTGGTGAATCTGAAAGGGTGGGAGCAGGAAGGGGGAGCCCTGGCAGAGCCATAATATTCCTATGTCCCTGGCAGCTCAAGTCCTGCTGCCACCCCAGGGCCCTCCAGCCCTGAGGACTGAGTCCCAGCAGTCTGTAACAGCACCCCTGGAGTTCCTCCTTCCCCACAGGATATGTTAGGTGGGGTGAGGCTCTCGACTAGGGCCCTGCTCCCGGCCGGAGTCCCGGTCCTTGgcctctgaggaggaggaggaggaggaggagctggagccatggctgcGGCCCGACTGCTTATAAGCAGCGGTGAGCTCCTGCAGCCGCTCTGGCGTCGGCCCCCACTTGGCGAACCCGGGGTCATTCTGCAAGAAGAGCACTGCCGTGTTGTGGACGGCCTTGTAGTGCATTTCCTCCCTGTGGGCAAAGGCAGCTGTTCAGGGCAGGGCACGGACCGGGGCCTGCTCACCCAGCCTGCCATCAGACCTGGCTTCCTCCCCATTGCCCGGGCACCTACTTCTTGCAGATGTGCTGGGAGCCACTGCGGTACTCGTGCTCAAAGGCAGACAAGACCAGCTGGTGGCGTTTGAAGCGGCTCTGCTCCATTCGGGTGAGCGCTGGTGTCGGGGGCTCCCGCCACTCCGGGATGAACACAATGAAGGACAGGGGTTCTGGTGAGCTCTCCAGCAGTTTCTGTGGGAGGGACAGTAGGGGGTGGACATGAGGCACTGCCCCCAGGAGGCTTGCAATGTTGCCTGCCCCATCAGCTGGCAGCACACCCACCTCGAAGTGAGAGACCATAGCATCCATGAGCTCCTCGCAGAACGGAGGGTTGGCCTCAAAGGAACCACTCAGCGGGGTGAAGTCCAGGCAGGGCCTAAAGAAAGGTGAGCACTGTAGCCCCACCAACACCTAGtccttcacacagacataaatgatGTCCCCATCCCTAAGCAGCCACAGTGTGGGCGATCTCACAAAGAAATGGTCACAGTTGGACCAGAGGCCAACATTCTCTTTTAATTGTGCTGGGACAAGGAAATGACCTTGCCCTCAGATAACTAAACTTGGAACGGAGGCTAAGGGCTGGGTGTGCGTGCCTGTGTCTACTAAGTTGAGGAAATAGTCTCAAGCCACCCCAGCAGAAGCCACACCCAGGGCTTTCCCAGCCTCGAGCCTgagcctctccttcctccaagtTTTCTTCCTCCTGGACAGTCACCTGTTCATCCGCGCTCCTCACCTGCTATCTCTGAGGTCTGTTTTACTCCCTGGAGCCCAGGATTCCTATTCCAAACCTAAGCCACAGGCCAGCTTAGGCAGTTACATGTTGCGTGTCTGTTACATGTCTGCCCATGGAGCCACAAACTGGAGGCTCCCAGTATTTACATAGcatggcagaggtcagaggtcactggCTGGTAAATGGTAACCCGGGAGCTGCCTCCCAAAGTGCCTAAGCTCTAAGCATTAAGAAGCAGCTAGTGCCGGGGGAACCGTGCCGTAGGAGACATCTTTATGGGTAGAAGGGGCCCAGGAACTCCTGGATCTCACCCGCGGGAGCCAAAGTAGCCATCTGTGTCAGGGAAGGCAGAACAGTACTGGCGGAAGTAGCAGTTGAGGGGTGAGGCGAAGCACTCGAAACTGACACCAAAGAGTCTGTGGAGGGCCTCAAAGACGTGCACTGGCAGTGACCCCTGCAGGCCAGTCCCCTCATAGAGGCCCACACCAAACATCATCTGCAAATTAGCCTTAGTCAGTGTGAGGCTTCAGTCTCCCTGCTCCCTTCCAGGGGCTCCATTGTCCCAGCTCTGTACCTGATATCGACGGAGAAGACACCAGACTCTAGGCAGGAACCTCTCAAAGGCAGAGTCATCCACACAGCTGTAGCGGTAGAGGAGCCACtgtagacagacagaaggagggaTTCCCCAGTGGCTTCATGACCTTACAGTGGCCAGCTGATGAGGACTCTGCTCAGCGAAGATCCCAAGCCTCCACTCAGGCCATCAAGGGCCTCCCCAGTTCTTACCAGTTTGCTGAAGTAGCTGCGGCTGACCTTGACCATCTCTCCCTTGTAGCGGATGCAGACCACACTGTTCTCCATGTGCATCTCCACACTAGGCATGGGGGGTGCAGACACGGCCAGGCGCACTGGGTAGCAGTATACCAGGCGGGGCTCCAACTCTGAGGCCTCTACTTCCTCTGTGGATAGGGAGGACAGTGAAAGACTGTCCACAGTGGACAGCCTCCACACCCACTGTGCAGTGCTTATGAGATGAGACTCCGTTTCCATAACAAAGGAAACCATGCCATTAAGAAGTgctgccaggggttggggatttagctcagtggtagggcgcttgcctaggaagcgcaaggccctgggttcagtccccagcccccgggggggggggggtgctgccAGGCAAATCACAAGTATGAGAAAGGCAGCCTTCGTCTGGCTAGATGTTAGCGTGATTGTTTGCTGTGGACACTTACGTTGCCACAGCAGGTTACTATTACACTTGGGTCTGGGAAAACAGGTTAAGGGACAGGAATCCAGGTCAGCTTCCAGCTTCTCTGTTCTCATCACATCATTTCCTCAGTGAGCACTGACCCCCAGGGTTGGGACACAGCAGGCCCTACCCAATGCTCTTCAGAAATCAGATTCCCCCAAGTCCATCCAGTCACTGCTTTGAGGCACAGCCTTGTGCGCTCCATCAGGGCCTAGGACAGTAGATGAGTCTGCTCGCCATGCCACCCTACCTGGGATGTTGTTCTCCTTGAGGATGGCAAGGTGCTTCTCTCGGATCCGTTTAACATATTCCAGGGAGATGTGGTAGATCTTGCTGCAGATGCCCTCCACAGAGTCCTTGGCTGCAGCAGAGACATGGGGCCCACACTGCCTCCGCAGGTGCTCCAGGCGGTCCTGAAGAAAAGCCCTCATCAGGACACTGATGGCAAAAGCGCCTCGGTGGGGCTGGCAGGTGGAGCTCTTGTGGGGCTATTGAATCCCAGATGTCCCAGTTTTGAAAGTGGCTCTACTGTTTACTAGCCATGTTGCTTGGACAGATCCCTTGGCTTCTCTGAATCTTGTTCCTATCAAGGTAATTCAAACTAGCAATAGGACATTGTGAATAGGCAGTGTCATTCCCCTCCATTCACCAAGCCCGTCATGTAAACAGTTTTTGTTGCCACTACATTGGCAGAACCCAAGATGGCAGAAAGCGGCAGCCCAGGCAAGCTCCACCTTACAGCATTGGGTGT
The DNA window shown above is from Rattus rattus isolate New Zealand chromosome 5, Rrattus_CSIRO_v1, whole genome shotgun sequence and carries:
- the Znf335 gene encoding zinc finger protein 335 isoform X1; amino-acid sequence: MEENEVESSSDAAPRPGQPEEPSESGLGVGTSEAVSADSTDAATAPGLTEADDSGVGQSSDSGSRSVEEVSESISTEPLPQGYLPDSSSVSRGPVAEVPGGPPALVHSSALPDPSMLVSDCTASSSDLGSAIDKIIESTIGPDLIQSCITVTSGEEGGAETTQYLILQGPDDGAPMASSMSTSTLANSLAAIEALADGPTSTSTCLEPAEQPPGEPSSLAQPPAPVVEELDLQGLEAMMEVVVVQQFKCKMCQYRSSTKATLLRHMRERHFRPAALAVAAAAAGKRGRVRKWGTSTKTTEEEGPEEEEEDDDIVDAGAIDDLEEDSDYNPAEDEPRGRQLRLQRPTPSTPRPRRRPGRPRKLPRLETSDLHDGIGEPLVSSQSTQSPPELQDLEAPSSSNLRALGKVGRGLVETGVSQSDAENAAPSCQDEADVPPRRRGRPSRRFLGKKYRKYYYKSPKPLLRPYLCRICGSRFLSHEDLRFHVNSHEAGDPQLFKCLQCSYRSRRWSSLKEHMFNHVGSKPYKCDECSYTSVYRKDVIRHAAVHSQDRKKRPDPTPKLSSFPCPVCGRVYPMQKRLTQHMKTHSTEKPHMCDKCGKSFKKRYTFKMHLLTHIQAVANRRFKCEFCEFVCEDKKALLNHQLSHVSDKPFKCSFCPYRTFREDFLLSHVAVKHTGAKPFACEYCHFSTRHKKNLRLHVRCRHANSFEEWGRRHPEEPPSRRRPFFSLQQIEELKQQHSAAPGPPLSSAGPEAPQEPAPFQPPETPPLLCPDALGGATIIYQQGAEESTAMATQTALDLLLNMSAQRELGATALQVAVVKSEDVEAELTSTARQPSSEDTTPRVVTLHVAESGSSVAAESQLGPSDLQQIALPPGPFSGASYSVITAPPVEGRASASGPSYREEPPGEAAQAVVVSDTLKEAGTHYIMAADGTQLHHIELTADGSISFPSPDTLAPGTKWPLLQCGGPPRDGPEVLSPTKTHHTGGSQGSSTPPPATSHALGLLVPHSPPSAAASSTKKFSCKVCSEAFPSRAEMESHKRAHAGPAAFKCPDCPFSARQWPEVRAHMAQHSSLRPHQCNQCSFASKNKKDLRRHMLTHTNEKPFSCHVCGQRFNRNGHLKFHIQRLHSIDGRKTGTSTARAPAQTIILNSEEETLATLHTAFQSNHGTLGTERLQQALSQEHIIVAQEQTVANQEEATYIQEITADGQTVQHLVTSDNQVQYIISQDGVQHLLPQEYVVVPDGHHIQVQEGQITHIQYEQGTPFLQESQIQYVPVSPSQQLVTQAQLEAAAHSAVTAVADAAMAQAQGLFGTEEAVPEHIQQLQHQGIEYDVITLSDD
- the Znf335 gene encoding zinc finger protein 335 isoform X3, with amino-acid sequence MEENEVESSSDAAPRPGQPEEPSESGLGVGTSEAVSADSTDAATAPGLTEADDSGVGQSSDSGSRSVEEVSESISTEPLPQGYLPDSSSVSRGPVAEVPGGPPALVHSSALPDPSMLVSDCTASSSDLGSAIDKIIESTIGPDLIQSCITVTSGEEGGAETTQYLILQGPDDGAPMASSMSTSTLANSLAAIEALADGPTSTSTCLEPAEQPPGEPSSLAQPPAPVVEELDLQGLEAMMEVVVVQQFKCKMCQYRSSTKATLLRHMRERHFRPAALAVAAAAAGKRGRVRKWGTSTKTTEEEGPEEEEEDDDIVDAGAIDDLEEDSDYNPAEDEPRGRQLRLQRPTPSTPRPRRRPGRPRKLPRLETSDLHDGIGEPLVSSQSTQSPPELQDLEAPSSSNLRALGKVGRGLVETGVSQSDAENAAPSCQDEADVPPRRRGRPSRRFLGKKYRKYYYKSPKPLLRPYLCRICGSRFLSHEDLRFHVNSHEAGDPQLFKCLQCSYRSRRWSSLKEHMFNHVGSKPYKCDECSYTSVYRKDVIRHAAVHSQDRKKRPDPTPKLSSFPCPVCGRVYPMQKRLTQHMKTHSTEKPHMCDKCGKSFKKRYTFKMHLLTHIQAVANRRFKCEFCEFVCEDKKALLNHQLSHVSDKPFKCSFCPYRTFREDFLLSHVAVKHTGAKPFACEYCHFSTRHKKNLRLHVRCRHANSFEEWGRRHPEEPPSRRRPFFSLQQIEELKQQHSAAPGPPLSSAGPEAPQEPAPFQPPETPPLLCPDALGGATIIYQQGAEESTAMATQTALDLLLNMSAQRELGATALQVAVVKSEDVEAELTSTARQPSSEDTTPRVVTLHVAESGSSVAAESQLGPSDLQQIALPPGPFSGASYSVITAPPVEGRASASGPSYREEPPGEAAQAVVVSDTLKEAGTHYIMAADGTQLHHIELTADGSISFPSPDTLAPGTKWPLLQCGGPPRDGPEVLSPTKTHHTGGSQGSSTPPPATSHALGLLVPHSPPSAAASSTKKFSCKVCSEAFPSRAEMESHKRAHAGPAAFKCPDCPFSARQWPEVRAHMAQHSSLRPHQCNQCSFASKNKKDLRRHMLTHTNEKPFSCHVCGQRFNRNGHLKFHIQRLHSIDGRKTGTSTARAPAQTIILNSEEETLATLHTAFQSNHGTLGTERLQQALSQEHIIVAQEQTVANQEEATYIQEITADGQTVQHLVTSDNQVQYIISQDGVQHLLPQEYVVVPDGHHIQVQEGQITHIQYEQGTPFLQESQIQYVPVSPSQQLVTQAQLEAAAHSAVTVADAAMAQAQGLFGTEEAVPEHIQQLQHQGIEYDVITLSDD